DNA from Plasmodium yoelii strain 17X genome assembly, chromosome: 13:
gctaaaataaaacatggaATAGTTACCAATGTTTTATACATGTTAATGTGCTAACAACGAACAACAAATagtacattttattattatttttttaatatacacATCttctctatattttttatctcaCATATTACCatttacttattttttttatttttgtgaaacatatttttagcatcagtatatataatatatacattttttgtatgAGCAgccataataaaaaaattattattctatacatttctcttttattttgaaaaggatactaaaaaattattttggacttgtacatattttatattatatacatataatcataaggaaatatatcaaaggaacaacatatatatatattttttttttttttttttaaaaaactaCTTGACATTTTATACACACAACTTTCATAGTATAGATCTGTTATAttgcaaaaataaaattcgtGAATTAAAAAGTCATAATTgtgaaattaatttatttttcttttctctTCCaactttcattttttaagaattcattttattaattacaTAACACATTGACTTATTTCCAATTTTCcaatttaaattttcatataGACATttcaaaaaacaaaataatatatatatgtgtgttttttttaatttttattacatttttaagAAAGAACAcggaataaataaaaaaatgaaatatttaataaccAAAACAACTAAATAACCAAATACACACATATCACCTTAAATTTTAAAACGAAAATATGAAACAGTTAATGAGAAACATATTAAGAGtgaaataaacaaaatgtgTAAAAATACTTGAATAAATTgacataaaataatattaaaaaatataaataaaatgaatttccatggatatattttttttagcatAACCCAATTATTTTGCAACAAAAAAACTaagattaaaataaattacacAAACAATTGATATTAAAGGGATAATAATGTTTTGTAAtttaaatacaatatataaaGCTGTTTGgttgtattttattaaatttaggaataaaaatacaattttttattgtaaatatattacttttgtgattataatatattttttaattgctcattttatatttttttgataattaaATTGTACATAGTAAAAATATCttaaatacaatatttttttatacacacgcaataatatatacaaaaatgtatattagCCAAAAAAAGTACAgctttaaataatatatgtatatattataagataaattcgattttataataatataattatatattttataaaacgtttaaaaaacatattttccgtgaaaaaaaacacattttattttttttataaaaatatataattatgaaaatatttttttgtcaattgtaagtatatatatattaaaaataccCTTATATTACTCCCCCCCctcaatttatttattatatgtatctatttagttaatatatttgtgtatatatattttttataaatatattatgtataggCATGTTGATGTGTTATGTATTGGGTGGATGGCATGTATTCATAAATATGACAAATTTTAAACAcagttaataatttattaatttaaatttattttgattttaaaGATACCGGAAAAAGcggagaaaatatatttttattctctaTACACAATTTgattaaaatgaaaaatgataaaaaattagatTTGTATGAAATATTAGGTGTCGAGAAAAAAGCAAATGCAAAAGAAATAGCTAAAGCATACAGGATATTAGCACTGACTTATCACCCAGACAAATTTTTATCACATAATAAAagattaaataataaaggaaataaaaatgaaggtAATGAAAATAAGAATGATGAAGATGAACCATTAACATTGGAAAAATGCAAAGAAATGTTTTTGCAAATACAAAAAGcatatgatatattaaaagatcCTGAAAAAAGACAAAACTATGATGAATTTGGATTGGAAGAAGATTTTGATGAATTCAAAAATTATCTTGATCCGAAATTATTTCATTCTAGAATCAAAGTTGAAGATATACTAAAATATGAacagaaatataaaaatagccaagatgaaaaagatgatataattcaattttataataaattcaatggaaatattaaacatattctTGAATACATTCCATTTAGTGATACATCTGATTTGAATagatttttaaatatatttgaagaTCTttttaaagataaaaaaatagaaaaaacaaaagattATGAAAAgtcattaaaaaatataaataatattattaaaacatatgaaagtattattaaaaaagataaCCGGGCTggtaataaaaaaacgaaaaagagaaaaacaGAAGAACCTATTGATGATCTAGTTCTGGCTATTAGAAATAATGAAGCAAAAAggaatcaaaaaataaactcACTTTTAAATAGTATCGAAATTGaatattctaaaaaaaatcctaaaaaaaaaaaagttaagcCTCCAACAGAAgaagaattaaaagaaataagcAAAAGGCtcgaagaaaataaaaagcgTAGTATCGAAATGAAAAAGTTAAAAGGATTATAGCTATTATCCTGTGGTTCCACAcgtgaatatataaatatatatatatataaatatatacgaGTGTGTGATGTATTTTATAGGCATGTACAATACTATAATGGCATATGtgtatttattcatttttttttttaatttgtaaatcattatttaattatcaAACATTTTTGATGTTTTTTCCGGAAAATATTCGAAGAGGTGCTtgcatattttatgaaattattttgaaatatgatgttaaaactaataataaacaatttttttaaatataaaaaaataaaataagaaaaaaagttCAAATAAATCTATGcacttttttaaaaattatataagatcatatatcaaatattttCTCATAAATAATTGGTAAACAAAATATAGAGAAAGAATAATTATTGTCTTAAGTGtgttaattatttttctttatatttttacgaGTTTTATGAAATTTTACTCGCTGTATAACATATAGGCCCATGTATTTTACaaaatgtttaattaaaGGTTTGACTACGAATTTTAGAATAgtctgaaaaaaaaaaaaaaaaaaaaaaattaaataaaatgtgcGAACGTTTTCCTATTATctccaattttttttctcattctgtatatttttctcttttttttcgcTTTTTTGGAGAAAAGTCATCaacttataattttttgtctTTTCGCACGTAtcgtatatatatgtatatatatttatatagaaATGTAAAGACTAATCATTTTAggctaaataaaaaaaaaatcaaaatataattctgCATATACATCACTCTATATCCAATTAATTCAATGAATATGTGTACCGCATTAAGAATTGTAACAAacttttaattaaaaaaataaaccttttgatatatattgttttttttttctttgtatatataattcccattaattttaaaaaatacaatgaATAAAAGTGAAGAAAATGGACAAACTCAAAAAAATACTGCTTACAAAaccaacaaaaaaaaattgtgtaaaaatataatgaatgaAGAACATCCTTTTTATGTAAATTATGATATActtgtaaaaaattataaaaatgaaaaaaattatattgatCTAAACCTtgaaattaattataatttagaagaaatagaagaaaacaacgaaaatataaaaaagtgtATATTTATACCCAATTCGAAAAATAAGGGTAATTTATGTGAGCAAAAAGCTAgatcaaaaaatgaaaaaataaataaccaACATGAAACTAATTACAATATAGACgctaaaaataattttatttcatcaaagcacaaaaaaaaaaacaacaacCCAAATTGTGAAAATAGAGAAAGTAGTAGAACCAACCAGACAGATCATAGTGTAAGTTCTGGAGAAGAAAGGAAAAGAAATAGAGATAAAAGTAAATGTAgaaataacataaaaaataaaaataaccaTGAATCTTATTCTTCTGATTCAAATGGTACCTATTGCTCAGACTTATCTGAAAATTATTCCGAAATTGAGAAAAAAAGTATGAACTTTTCTCAACGAATTACATATGATGATATAATACCCAATAAGATAAATCTATATGATACAACACTTGATTTAAATAGTTacatgaataataaaaataaaaacaaagatCAAAATGATGTTGATTATATATCATATGGGGTAAACAAACTAAAACGCGCAATATCGAATAActcttctttattatttgcTGATAATAATACTGAAAACTTTAACTacacacataataataattctagCAGTAATGACAATAGAAGTGATACCAATCATACTGAGATTTACTCGCCAAATATTTTTTCGAAGCAACATAAATATGCGTTCCTGGATCAATTATATTGTTCTAAGGAGGAAGAAGTTAGATATTGCATGATTTAAAACATTGTGGTTGTAGTGTAGCTATAatcgtatatatatattaagtaAATAATTCCTGTCCATAAAAAGGGAAACTACaaatatgtatgcatatatgcAGTTCTTATAGGCATTGAATACTTTAATAGGGCCATTATCAACATTTTGATCAATCTTAATGACGTTTTATTTCTCTCAATTTTTGTAGCGAAACAATAATCCGTCCATCGAATTAGCAAGAGAAAGGAGCTCACCTATACGCCtacaatttaataaaaaggataaaatattaaatagaAGAAAAAGTGAAgatgatatattaaataaatatgaaaaaataataaaaataatgaaatatttaagAAGGATAAAAACTCGACATCCAGAAATTGAAACTATTGTTTCTATTCTgtctaataatattaaaaatgtcaCGTTCAATTGTGAGAAAATGTTTTCATCAAGACGTGAGCTAAATGacttcttaaaaaaaatatacatctATCAAATTTTCCTACTAAAAAGTATGTagtgataaatatataagattgaattttttcatatatacattatgtCCACACATATATCCACTTATCTATGTATATGTTTACTTTTACAGAAGTAGTTTTTAAAAAGAATTATTccccaaaaaataattacagTAAAATATGCAATAGCAAAAACCCTTCAACGCAAAAAGTATCATTTGTAAATATCAATCAATCCCATCTAAGGTTActattcatataaaaaatataaaaatgtgtttataaatatgatgaagATACATAATAGCTTGATTAGTCGAAAGTGTATCACTAAACATGTGCATATGTACATTAATAATTCCTAaaaaatttcatattttcattttaaaattttttagaGACTACTCAGAAATCCCTGATGACACAAAGAGAGATTCTAATTACTTACTCTACTATCTAAGCAAAAATCGTTCCTTTAATATACCAAATAACCTTTTATATGAAAATTCAAATGTAAATAAAGatcatattaataaaaatagacaAAATAGTGTTGATATGTTAGGCAAtatacacaaatatatagataaaaaaagtacaaaaaatatagaagaCAAAACATATTATCCATgcataaatgaaaaagatagaaaaaacaacaaaaataaaaaatataataataaaagtagTGACAATTCTGACGAcgaaaaaaatcaaaattataaacgatatgataataaaataaaggaaaataaaaaaaaaaatcataaaaataacaagCATAATATCAATTCTGATAATGCATTAGATAAAATCGAACAGTGCCAAGAGAAAAGAGACATATTTTCGAAACCAAGAaagaatcatatattaaatataaaaaacgaATTAACCAATACAAGAGAAATATATAccaatgatgataataatagtaatacaTTTGTCAATGCCACATTAAATGAATGCAAgccaaataaaaattatttaaagcGGATTGACAATGCGGAAGATAGACATATTATGGATGATCCATATGCCAAAGGGGAATCAGAAAATTCCAATTTTAATATCACACAAAAACGAGGacaatttgaaaaaaaatatatggttTTAAAAAAGGAACTAAATATGAATGCTCTTAATTTAGAGAATAAATGTGCCCCTAtcagaaaaaatatttccgAAAATGAGAAATTTCCAAATAACTCTATtgataaagataaaaaaactTACGTGTTATACTATGATGtcaataaagaaataaataccATATCTAATAGAGATTCTGTTACGCATGCATTGAAAACGACCCTTTTAAatagtataaaatatatattgatatatatgcatatgtttacatatatataacattgcaaaaaataatgataatggtATTACCCAATGTTATTggtgataaaatatatatattttttatatagacAAAATTATGTGtttacataatttattaGTTATGGATTTTGGcatttctattttatttttagaacCCCAAAATTTTGCGGCCCTTcagaattttttatttaaaattgaaGTGGAGCTAGTCGAATATAagcattttattttgttaataactaaaaattttaaaaaactgAATCTAGAAGCTTTATACGGATTAAATGATTTTTCTGTTTTTGAAAAGGTGTGTGAAATGCTATTTTTGTTTTGTATGCAAACTATATGTATTTGCATTTTTGTTTGGCATTTTATTCACAATATTGCATATTCATACTCATAGGTATATGGGAAAAAAATAGCTCCGAGATTTTTAGTTTCTCAA
Protein-coding regions in this window:
- a CDS encoding CKK domain-containing protein, putative; protein product: MNKSEENGQTQKNTAYKTNKKKLCKNIMNEEHPFYVNYDILVKNYKNEKNYIDLNLEINYNLEEIEENNENIKKCIFIPNSKNKGNLCEQKARSKNEKINNQHETNYNIDAKNNFISSKHKKKNNNPNCENRESSRTNQTDHSVSSGEERKRNRDKSKCRNNIKNKNNHESYSSDSNGTYCSDLSENYSEIEKKSMNFSQRITYDDIIPNKINLYDTTLDLNSYMNNKNKNKDQNDVDYISYGVNKLKRAISNNSSLLFADNNTENFNYTHNNNSSSNDNRSDTNHTEIYSPNIFSKQHKYAFLDQLYCSKEEERNNNPSIELARERSSPIRLQFNKKDKILNRRKSEDDILNKYEKIIKIMKYLRRIKTRHPEIETIVSILSNNIKNVTFNCEKMFSSRRELNDFLKKIYIYQIFLLKKVVFKKNYSPKNNYSKICNSKNPSTQKVSFVNINQSHLRDYSEIPDDTKRDSNYLLYYLSKNRSFNIPNNLLYENSNVNKDHINKNRQNSVDMLGNIHKYIDKKSTKNIEDKTYYPCINEKDRKNNKNKKYNNKSSDNSDDEKNQNYKRYDNKIKENKKKNHKNNKHNINSDNALDKIEQCQEKRDIFSKPRKNHILNIKNELTNTREIYTNDDNNSNTFVNATLNECKPNKNYLKRIDNAEDRHIMDDPYAKGESENSNFNITQKRGQFEKKYMVLKKELNMNALNLENKCAPIRKNISENEKFPNNSIDKDKKTYVLYYDVNKEINTISNRDSVTHALKTTLLNKPQNFAALQNFLFKIEVELVEYKHFILLITKNFKKLNLEALYGLNDFSVFEKVYGKKIAPRFLVSQKVKMFYKYDIFYQRFKELENVRAFSGITDAVELI